In Camelus dromedarius isolate mCamDro1 chromosome Y, mCamDro1.pat, whole genome shotgun sequence, a single genomic region encodes these proteins:
- the LOC135320397 gene encoding G-protein coupled receptor 143-like, protein MTPPSPGAPSKHMTQAGRRGPGRPEPRPRARAMASPRLGTFCCPTRDAATQLVLSFQPRAFHALCLGSGALRLALGLLQLLPGRRPAGPGVLSASPPAAARAPASVRILRAAIACDVLGCLGIIVRSTVWLGFPSFVDISAVNGTDMWPTAFCVGSAMWMQLLYSACFWWLFCYAVDAYLVIRRSAGLSTVLLYHLMAWGLAALLCVEGALMLYHPSVARCERGLEHAIPHYVTMYLPLLLVLVANPILFRKTVTAVASLLKGRQGIYTESERRMGAVIKTRFFKIMLVFIICWLSNIINESLLFYLEMQPDINGGSLKQVRNAAKTTWFIMGILNPAQGFLLSLAFYGWKGCSLDFQAPRKEIKWESVTTSAAERPQPSPGGSREPRGGPVRTKVVRAGGGHTSDEALSMLSEGSDASTAEIHVTSASRSGNEVGPIAKPRGDL, encoded by the exons ATGACGCCCCCATCCCCCGGCGCGCCCAGCAAGCACATGACCCAGGCAGGCCGGCGGGGTCCCGGCAGACCCGAGCCGCGTCCCAGAGCCCGGGCCATGGCCTCCCCGCGCCTGGGGACCTTCTGCTGCCCCACGCGGGACGCCGCCACGCAGCTCGTGCTGAGCTTCCAGCCGCGGGCCTTCCACGCGCTGTGCCTGGGCAGTGGCGCGCTCCGCCTGGCGCTCGgcctcctgcagctgctgcccGGGCGCCGGCCCGCGGGCCCCGGGGTCCTCTCGGCCTCCCCGCCGGCCGCGGCCCGCGCCCCCGCCTCCGTCCGCATCCTGCGCGCGGCCATCGCCTGCGACGTGCTCGGCTGCCTGG GTATCATAGTCCGGTCCACGGTGTGGTTAGGATTCCCGAGCTTCGTGGACATCTCAGCTGTGAATGGGACTGACATGTGGCCCACCGCCTTCTGTGTGGGGAGTGC AATGTGGATGCAGCTGCTGTACAGTGCCTGCTTCTGGTGGCTGTTTTGCTATGCGGTTGACGCCTATCTGGTGATCCGGAGATCCGCTGGACTGAG CACCGTCCTGCTGTACCACCTGATGGCCTGGGGCCTGGCCGCGCTGCTGTGCGTGGAGGGGGCGCTGATGCTCTACCACCCTTCCGTCGCCAG GTGTGAGAGGGGCCTGGAGCATGCCATCCCCCACTACGTCACCATGTACCTGCCGCTGCTGCTCGTCCTCGTGGCCAACCCCATCCTGTTCCGGAAGACAGTGACTGCAG TGGCCTCCTTGCTGAAAGGAAGACAAGGCATCTACACAGAGAGCGAGAGACGGATGGGAGCGGTGATCAAGACCCGGTTTTTCAAAATCATGCTGGTTTTCATTATTTg TTGGTTGTCAAATATCATCAATGAAAGCCTTTTATTCTATCTTGAAATGCAACCAGATATCAATGGAGGCTCTTTGAAACAGGTCAGGAATGCAGCCAAGACCACGTGGTTCATTATG GGGATCCTGAATCCAGCCCAAGGGTTCCTCTTGTCCCTGGCCTTCTACGGCTGGAAAGGGTGCAGCCTGGAtttccaggctcccaggaagGAGATCAAGTGGGAGTCGGTGACCACCTCGGCCGCCGAGCGGCCCCAGCCGTCCCCGGGGGGCTCCCGCGAGCCCCGGGGAGGCCCCGTGCGCACGAAAGTGGTGCGAGCGGGCGGCGGGCACACCTCCGACGAGGCCCTGAGCATGCTGTCTGAAG